A single Salmo trutta chromosome 14, fSalTru1.1, whole genome shotgun sequence DNA region contains:
- the LOC115207972 gene encoding ly6/PLAUR domain-containing protein 1-like, with the protein MQSFVLLASLCGCVLCSVWPYQMQCYHCEETLLDNDCSAPKFIVNCTANIQNACQKEVIVGENGVTYRKACASFSTCLIVSAGYQSFCVPGRVGSVCISCCNTPLCNGPRPPRISLAPSHPPTSPTGLLLIVTVSMATLP; encoded by the exons ATGCAATCGTTTGTTCTCCTCGCTTCTCTGTGTGGATGCGTCCTTTGCTCAG TCTGGCCTTATCAGATGCAGTGTTACCACTGTGAAGAGACTCTGTTGGACAATGACTGTTCAGCTCCAAAGTTCATTGTCAACTGCACAGCAAACATCCAGAATGCCTGTCAGAAGGAGGTGATTGTGGGTGAAAATG gtgtgACTTACAGGAAGGCCTGTGCCTCCTTCTCCACCTGTCTGATTGTTTCAGCAGGGTATCAGTCTTTCTGTGTCCCGGGCCGGGTGGGCTCTGTCTGCATTAGCTGCTGTAACACCCCCCTGTGCAACGGACCCCGCCCTCCCAGGATCTCCCTGGCCCCCAGCCATCCTCCTACCAGCCCCACTGGGCTCCTCCTCATCGTCACTGTTTCCATGGCAACACTGCCCTGA
- the LOC115207971 gene encoding probable Bax inhibitor 1 isoform X2, which produces MNVFDRSINFDSLFKFSQISHSTQLHLKNVYSSLALCMFVAAAGAYVHVITRFFQGGMLTMLGSLAMMAWLAMTPHSPLTEKKRLAILSGFAFFTGVGLGPTMDYVISINPSIIVTAFLGTSIIFLCFTLSALYAQRRSYLFLGGTLMSGLSILLVVSFLNMFLGSVMLFTAHMYLGLVIMCGFVLFDTQLIIEKAEMGDKDYIWHSVDLFLDFVTIFRKLMVILAMHDKDNKKKEKK; this is translated from the exons ATGAACGTGTTCGATCGAAGTATAAATTTTGATTCCCTTTTTAAATTTTCCCAAAT CTCCCACTCCACTCAGCTGCACCTGAAGAATGTCTACTCCAGCCTGGCCCTGTGCATGTTTGTGGCTGCAGCAGGAGCCTACGTCCACGTCATCACCAGGTTCTTCCAG GGTGGGATGTTGACCATGCTGGGCTCCCTGGCCATGATGGCTTGGCTGGCTATGACTCCCCACAGCCCTCTGACTGAGAAGAAGAGACTGGCCATCCTCTCTGGTTTTGCCTTCTTCACAG GTGTTGGTTTGGGCCCAACCATGGATTATGTCATCTCTATTAACCCAAG CATCATTGTGACAGCCTTCCTGGGGACATCCATCATCTTTTTGTGCTTCACGCTGAGTGCCCTCTACGCCCAGCGCAGGAGCTACCTCTTCCTTGGAG GTACTCTGATGTCCGGACTGTCCATCCTGCTCGTGGTCTCTTTCCTCAACATGTTCCTGGGGTCTGTCATGTTGTTTACG gctcaCATGTACCTTGGCCTGGTCATCATGTGTGGATTTGTGCTGTTTGACACTCAACTCATCATTGAGAAGGCTGAGATGGGAGACAAAGACTACATCTG GCACTCTGTGGATCTCTTCTTAGACTTTGTGACCATCTTCAGGAAGCTCATGGTTATTCTGGCCATGCATGACAAG GACAacaagaagaaggagaagaagtaA
- the LOC115207971 gene encoding probable Bax inhibitor 1 isoform X1 produces MNVFDRSINFDSLFKFSQISHSTQLHLKNVYSSLALCMFVAAAGAYVHVITRFFQGGMLTMLGSLAMMAWLAMTPHSPLTEKKRLAILSGFAFFTGVGLGPTMDYVISINPSIIVTAFLGTSIIFLCFTLSALYAQRRSYLFLGGTLMSGLSILLVVSFLNMFLGSVMLFTAHMYLGLVIMCGFVLFDTQLIIEKAEMGDKDYIWHSVDLFLDFVTIFRKLMVILAMHDKQDNKKKEKK; encoded by the exons ATGAACGTGTTCGATCGAAGTATAAATTTTGATTCCCTTTTTAAATTTTCCCAAAT CTCCCACTCCACTCAGCTGCACCTGAAGAATGTCTACTCCAGCCTGGCCCTGTGCATGTTTGTGGCTGCAGCAGGAGCCTACGTCCACGTCATCACCAGGTTCTTCCAG GGTGGGATGTTGACCATGCTGGGCTCCCTGGCCATGATGGCTTGGCTGGCTATGACTCCCCACAGCCCTCTGACTGAGAAGAAGAGACTGGCCATCCTCTCTGGTTTTGCCTTCTTCACAG GTGTTGGTTTGGGCCCAACCATGGATTATGTCATCTCTATTAACCCAAG CATCATTGTGACAGCCTTCCTGGGGACATCCATCATCTTTTTGTGCTTCACGCTGAGTGCCCTCTACGCCCAGCGCAGGAGCTACCTCTTCCTTGGAG GTACTCTGATGTCCGGACTGTCCATCCTGCTCGTGGTCTCTTTCCTCAACATGTTCCTGGGGTCTGTCATGTTGTTTACG gctcaCATGTACCTTGGCCTGGTCATCATGTGTGGATTTGTGCTGTTTGACACTCAACTCATCATTGAGAAGGCTGAGATGGGAGACAAAGACTACATCTG GCACTCTGTGGATCTCTTCTTAGACTTTGTGACCATCTTCAGGAAGCTCATGGTTATTCTGGCCATGCATGACAAG cAGGACAacaagaagaaggagaagaagtaA